A region from the Rhodamnia argentea isolate NSW1041297 chromosome 7, ASM2092103v1, whole genome shotgun sequence genome encodes:
- the LOC115734652 gene encoding probable glutathione S-transferase, with amino-acid sequence MGEELKLLGVWGSPYSRRVEIALKLKGVKYEYSEEDIFHNKSASLLKYNPVHKKVPVLVHNGKPIVESQVILEYIDETWKDNPILPRDPYERAMARFWAKFVDEKCAPALWKSLMGAGPEREKAHEEAHELLNTLEGELKGKKFFGGESVGFVDIMANFVGYWVGVLEEAVGVDVLTEDKFPVLCKWAEEFRNCPVIKENLPPRDRMVAYFRDQRETITTFYKNKA; translated from the exons ATGGGTGAAGAATTGAAGCTGTTGGGTGTGTGGGGGAGCCCGTACAGCCGGCGAGTTGAGATAGCTCTGAAGCTCAAGGGGGTCAAGTATGAGTACTCGGAGGAGGACATATTCCACAACAAGAGCGCCTCGCTTCTCAAGTACAATCCCGTGCACAAGAAGGTGCCCGTGCTCGTCCACAACGGCAAACCCATCGTGGAGTCTCAGGTGATTCTCGAGTACATCGACGAGACATGGAAGGACAACCCGATATTGCCCCGAGATCCGTACGAGAGAGCGATGGCCCGTTTCTGGGCTAAGTTCGTGGATGAAAAG TGCGCGCCAGCTCTCTGGAAATCTTTAATGGGCGCAGGGCCTGAAAGGGAGAAGGCACATGAGGAAGCACATGAGCTGTTGAACACTCTCGAAGGCGAGCTCAAGGGCAAGAAGTTCTTCGGAGGCGAGAGTGTCGGGTTTGTCGACATCATGGCCAACTTTGTCGGGTACTGGGTCGGAGTCCTCGAAGAGGCAGTCGGGGTCGATGTCCTAACCGAGGACAAGTTCCCCGTGCTGTGCAAGTGGGCGGAAGAGTTTCGAAACTGCCCGGTCATCAAGGAGAATCTGCCTCCAAGGGACAGGATGGTGGCCTACTTCAGGGATCAACGCGAGACGATAACTACCTTTTATAAGAACAAAGCGTGA
- the LOC115734649 gene encoding glutathione S-transferase U8-like produces MGEELKLLGAWASPFGRRVEIALKLKGVEYEYSEEDIFHNKSASLLKYNPVHKKVPVLVHNGKPIVESQVILEYIDETWKDNPILPRDPYERAMARFWAKFFDEKCLPAFWKSCMSSEPEREKAHEEARELLSTLEDELKGKKFFGGETIGFVDIVANFVGHWVGVMQEAVGVDILTEDKFPVLCKWAEEFKNCPVIKENLPPRDRLLAFFKAQSEMLANFYKNRTW; encoded by the exons ATGGGTGAAGAACTGAAGCTGTTGGGTGCGTGGGCGAGCCCGTTCGGCCGGCGAGTCGAGATAGCTCTTAAGCTCAAGGGGGTCGAATATGAGTATTCGGAGGAGGACATATTCCACAACAAGAGCGCTTCGCTTCTCAAGTACAACCCCGTGCACAAGAAGGTGCCCGTGCTCGTCCATAATGGCAAACCCATCGTAGAGTCTCAGGTGATTCTCGAGTACATCGACGAGACATGGAAGGACAACCCGATCTTGCCACGAGATCCCTACGAGAGAGCGATGGCCCGTTTCTGGGCTAAGTTCTTCGATGAAAag TGCCTTCCAGCTTTCTGGAAATCTTGCATGAGCTCAGAGCCTGAAAGGGAAAAGGCACATGAGGAAGCACGTGAGCTCTTGAGCACTCTCGAAGACGAGCTCAAGGGCAAGAAGTTCTTTGGAGGCGAGACCATTGGGTTCGTCGACATCGTGGCCAACTTTGTCGGGCACTGGGTTGGAGTCATGCAAGAAGCGGTCGGGGTTGACATCCTGACCGAGGACAAGTTCCCCGTACTGTGCAAGTGGGCCGAAGAGTTTAAGAACTGCCCGGTCATTAAGGAGAATCTGCCTCCTAGAGACAGGCTCTTGGCCTTCTTCAAGGCTCAATCCGAGATGTTAGCTAACTTTTATAAAAATAGAACGTGGTAA
- the LOC115734702 gene encoding glutathione S-transferase U8-like: protein MGEELKLLSAWVSPFSRRVEIALKLKGVEYEYSEEDIFHNKSASLLKYNPVHKKVPVLIHNGKPIAESQVILEYIDETWKDNPILPRDPYERAMARFWAKVLDEKCLPAIWKSCMSSGPEREKAHEEAHELLSTLEGELKGKKFFGGENIGFLDIAAVILGYWVGVLEEAAGVDVVTEDKFPALCRWAEDLRNCPVVKENLPPKDRLLAFLKTHSEMLNSHQK from the exons ATGGGTGAAGAACTGAAGCTGTTGAGTGCGTGGGTGAGCCCGTTCAGCCGGCGAGTCGAGATAGCTCTTAAGCTCAAGGGGGTCGAGTATGAGTATTCGGAGGAGGACATATTCCACAACAAGAGCGCTTCGCTTCTCAAGTACAATCCCGTGCACAAGAAGGTGCCCGTGCTCATCCATAACGGCAAACCCATCGCAGAGTCTCAGGTGATTCTCGAGTACATCGACGAGACATGGAAGGACAACCCAATCTTGCCACGAGATCCCTACGAGAGAGCGATGGCCCGTTTCTGGGCTAAGGTCTTGGATGAAA AATGTCTGCCAGCTATCTGGAAATCTTGCATGAGCTCGGGGCCCGAAAGGGAAAAGGCACATGAGGAAGCACATGAGCTCTTGAGCACTCTCGAAGGTGAGCTCAAGGGCAAGAAATTCTTCGGAGGCGAGAACATCGGTTTCCTCGACATCGCGGCCGTCATCCTCGGGTACTGGGTCGGAGTCCTCGAGGAAGCGGCCGGGGTCGACGTCGTGACCGAGGACAAGTTCCCCGCGCTGTGCAGGTGGGCCGAAGACCTTCGGAATTGCCCGGTCGTCAAGGAGAATCTGCCTCCAAAGGACAGGCTCTTGGCCTTCTTGAAGACTCATTCCGAGATGTTGAATAGCCATCAAAAATGa